From the genome of Pseudomonas sp. AB6, one region includes:
- a CDS encoding cupin domain-containing protein: MSTPITVLRDTHPLPVLDACKWEKLEGDPHTVNLNAYTSEDGSKIMGTWICTPGKWRVDYVKWEYCHFQEGYCIITPDGMEPIHLRAGDIFIVEPGMKGIWEVVETVRKYFVFA, from the coding sequence ATGTCTACGCCGATTACCGTCCTTCGCGATACTCACCCGCTGCCCGTGCTTGACGCCTGCAAATGGGAGAAGCTTGAAGGTGATCCGCACACCGTCAACCTCAACGCTTACACTTCTGAAGACGGCAGCAAAATCATGGGCACCTGGATCTGCACTCCAGGCAAATGGCGCGTGGACTATGTGAAGTGGGAATACTGCCACTTTCAAGAAGGTTACTGCATCATCACGCCGGACGGCATGGAGCCTATTCACTTACGTGCGGGCGATATCTTTATCGTTGAGCCGGGCATGAAAGGGATTTGGGAAGTGGTTGAGACGGTCAGGAAGTATTTTGTTTTTGCTTGA